The Candidatus Woesearchaeota archaeon nucleotide sequence CAAGGAAGAATTCTTCAAAGAACGTAGAAAATATCAGAACATGATTAAAAAAGGCGCGGTTTTTATTTACCCAACGGACACTATTTATGGATTAGGATGTGATGCAACAAATAAAACAGCCGTTAGAAAAATACGGCAATTAAAAGCGCGACCTGATAATCCCTTGTCAATCATTCCTCCTTCCAAAGAATGGATTGAAGAAAACTGCGAAGTATTTGGTCAAGGCATTGACTGGCTTGAAAAATTGCCTGGACCATACACTTTAATATTCAAATTAAAAGAAGAAGAA carries:
- a CDS encoding threonylcarbamoyl-AMP synthase, with product MNILTKEEFFKERRKYQNMIKKGAVFIYPTDTIYGLGCDATNKTAVRKIRQLKARPDNPLSIIPPSKEWIEENCEVFGQGIDWLEKLPGPYTLIFKLKEEESIAPEVNNNSETLGVRIPDTWISAVVKELDLPLVTTSVNEAGKPYMTSLEDIEEKIKNSVDFIIYEGKKESKPSTVINLIDGEVVVER